A genomic region of Denticeps clupeoides chromosome 17, fDenClu1.1, whole genome shotgun sequence contains the following coding sequences:
- the LOC114767369 gene encoding trichohyalin-like isoform X4 yields MDMQKMRSALERGKKADLTLSQSSSQLHRTLPITQNDFNKEEKKQTEKELKRVREALRESEDQAEALEAEKDQMLLKLQSSKESEMSVLNQIEQVNQKLSKSTQAQSELEDQLSDSRSCLGQIQLERDLLSAKVLRLEDSLEDMKTKLSAALSEKDCLFQEKADVHQRAEVLGLQLERAQRGREGFTEQVCELHSELARAKAEASKHNQDRLLMKDEVQATKELSEKLSSDLETSKDKLEVTLKQLHELEAEKVIHTNQITALEAERSILIGEKEELLRSVHHAEQEDAAGLKEEGLHLRESQTRLQQKHEELQTRCKDLEELCLQREAELGQKTGELRRMESGFTEEKEELKRVAAHWNDRWEEVALKLRSTQAELDGEKRQRQQDTSRFQEEGAELVKAADRLQTELQRSQVDILQLLQQRADSEAELSRIKEAGAMERVKLDACRQQLDLERNRSQTLQRKMMNGPVYPSSLNKHNTEENNTLYIQDDPQRIFLTDPSSLEGRTPSLFWLQVSLEEEGGERAQEQAEMKKLWDMLMLRSSELERQQQELQSARVQVSQNSSEVDRLQQQLTNKEKELMEKENALKCLEKLRDSERREKMNKIRVLEQKISELKEANVERKGNKKEETFHGDSESSDAHKTHLDESTRRAEQQKTKSLKDLHQNKEGRRQSHEATKERVLKPETADHEHQRRLVTEQLKSLFKEQEQRSRGQTPDGSPGVHAKWIKNSVGTLGSKLKEDHERGSQQKEAGPGALQGTESPHLQEEEAKPRQELHSETVQMSSVREEISNLSKRNENLLKAKLRFQHQIQRLKLKVPLNRERTLSPSMLSSLSTKAGEEEIRMDCDDGSYLARQVMVCDSENEDEVVSEELDVISAMLEIGLGGQFE; encoded by the exons ATGGACATGCAGAAGATGAGGTCTGCTCTGGAGAGAGGGAAGAAGGCTGATCTTACTCTCTCACAGTCCAGTTCCCAGCTCCACAGAACTCTGCCCATAACACAGAATGACTTTAACAAAGAG GAGAAAAAGCAGACAGAAAAGGAGTTGAAGAGGGTGAGAGAGGCTCTAAGAGAGTCAGAAGATCAGGCTGAAGCTCTGGAGGCAGAGAAAGACCAGATGTTGCTGAAGCTTCAATCATCTAAAGAG TCTGAGATGTCTGTGCTGAACCAGATAGAGCAGGTGAACCAGAAGTTGAGCAAGTCTACACAGGCCCAGTCTGAGCTTGAAGACCAGCTAAGTGACAGTCGCAGCTGCCTGGGTCAAATACAACTG GAGCGAGACCTTCTGTCTGCTAAGGTGCTGAGACTCGAGGACAGCTTGGAGGACATGAAGACAAAGCTTTCTGCAGCGCTGTCTGAAAAAGACTGCCTTTTTCAG GAGAAGGCTGATGTGCACCAGCGTGCCGAGGTCCTGGGCCTCCAGCTGGAGCGTGCTCAGAGAGGCAGGGAGGGCTTCACTGAGCAGGTGTGTGAGCTCCACAGCGAGCTGGCACGGGCCAAAGCCGAGGCAAGCAAACACAATCAGGACAGACTGCTAATGAAAGACGAAGTGCAGGCGACcaaagag TTAAGTGAGAAGCTTTCCTCTGATCTGGAAACATCCAAAGACAAGTTGGAGGTGACCCTGAAACAGCTGCATGAGCTGGAGGCCGAGAAGGTGATCCACACCAATCAGATCACTGCGCTGGAGGCAGAGCGCTCCATTCTGATcggagagaaggaggagctgCTGAGGTCTGTCCACCACGCAGAGCAAGAAGATGCAGCAGGACTGAAAGAAGAGGGCCTGCACCTCAG GGAGTCACAGACGCGCTTGCAGCAGAAGCATGAGGAGTTGCAGACCCGTTGCAAGGACCTGGAGGAACTGTGCTTGCAGAGGGAGGCAGAGCTGGGTCAGAAGACAGGGGAGCTGCGGCGCATGGAATCAGGTTTTACAGAGGAAAAGGAGGAACTGAAGAGGGTGGCTGCCCACTGGAACGACAGGTGGGAGGAAGTGGCGCTGAAATTGCGTTCCACGCAGGCAGAACTGgatggagagaagagacagCGTCAGCAGGACACAAGCAGA TTTCAGGAAGAAGGAGCAGAACTGGTAAAAGCTGCTGATAGACTTCAGACAGAGCTGCAGAGAAGCCA GGTAGAcatcctccagctgctgcagcagaggGCCGACAGTGAAGCAGAGCTGAGCAGAATCAAG GAAGCAGGAGCCATGGAGAGGGTCAAGTTGGATGCCTGCAGGCAGCAGTTAGATCTGGAGAGGAACAGGAGTCAGACCCTGCAGAGGAAAATGATGAATGGACCAGTATATCCTTCTTCTCTTAACAAACATAacacagaagaaaacaacacGCTCTACATACAAGACGATCCACAGAGAATATTTCTAACTGATCCTTCAAGCCTAGAAGGCAGGACTCCATCTCTGTTTTGGCTGCAGGTGTctctggaggaggagggtggggagCGGGCGCAGGAGCAAGCAGAGATGAAGAAGTTGTGGGACATGCTGATGCTCAGAAGTtcggagctggagaggcagcagcaggaactgcaGTCTGCCAGAGTCCAG GTATCACAGAACAGCAGTGAGGTAGACAGGCTACAGCAACAACTCACTAACAAAGAGAAAGAGCTGATGGAGAA ggAGAATGCTCTTAAATGTCTGGAGAAGCTAAGAGATAgcgagagaagagagaaaatgaacaaGATCAGAGTTCTAGAGCAGAAG ATTTCTGAATTAAAAGAAGCAAATGTGGAGagaaagggaaataaaaaagaagagacCTTTCATGGAGACTCTGAAAGCTCTGATGCACATAAGACTCATTTGGACG AGTCCACGAGGAGAGCTGAACAGCAGAAAACAAAGAGTCTGAAGGACCTACATCAG AATAAAGAAGGAAGAAGGCAGTCTCATGAGGCCACGAAAGAGAGAGTGTTGAAACCAGAGACCGCAGATCACGAGCATCAAAGAAGACTGGTTACTGAGCAG TTGAAGAGTCTGTTTAAGGAGCAGGAGCAGAGGAGCAGAGGCCAGACACCTGATGGGTCACCAGGGGTTCATGCAAAGTGGATCAAG AATTCTGTGGGGACCCTTGGTAGCAAGCTAAAGGAGGACCATGAGAGGGGGAGCCAGCAGAAAGAAGCTGGCCCAGGAGCACTGCAGGGCACAGAAAGTCCTCATCTGCAAGAGGAGGAGGCCAAACCTAGACAGGAGCTCCACAGCGAAACTGTTCAG ATGTCATCCGTGAGAGAGGAAATCAGCAATCTAAGCAAAAGAAATGAGAATCTCCTTAAAG CCAAATTAAGGTTCCAGCATCAGATCCAGCGTTTGAAACTGAAGGTGCCGTTGAACAGAGAAAGAACTTTATCCCCCTCCATGCTGTCCTCACTCAGCACAAAAGCAGGGGAAGAGGAGATACGCATGGACTGTGATGATGGGTCTTATCTGGCCAGGCAAGTAATGGTGTGTGACTCTGAGAATGAGGATGAGGTGGTATCTGAGGAACTGGATGTGATCTCTGCCATGCTTGAAATCGGACTTGGAGGTCAATTCGAATGA
- the LOC114767369 gene encoding trichohyalin-like isoform X2, producing the protein MDPHWKSHGKHFESTQDTNDWGWDLIQGPSILKNSFRASSHIDVCDLDMWDKQNSLRTKSVGLCSTGMVLDAGHHSSISTSSLSKIGHANVEGIKRWQSTGRLVPEGAPRPHAHSQGAQLRALLESSSLRQGELVQRLREAHGRLDSQAELLRFESQTGGQHLELKHKRLAEAVSALEQEKRAAGLSLFEECRRNEELKDKVLKLEMDMQKMRSALERGKKADLTLSQSSSQLHRTLPITQNDFNKEEKKQTEKELKRVREALRESEDQAEALEAEKDQMLLKLQSSKESEMSVLNQIEQVNQKLSKSTQAQSELEDQLSDSRSCLGQIQLERDLLSAKVLRLEDSLEDMKTKLSAALSEKDCLFQEKADVHQRAEVLGLQLERAQRGREGFTEQVCELHSELARAKAELSEKLSSDLETSKDKLEVTLKQLHELEAEKVIHTNQITALEAERSILIGEKEELLRSVHHAEQEDAAGLKEEGLHLRESQTRLQQKHEELQTRCKDLEELCLQREAELGQKTGELRRMESGFTEEKEELKRVAAHWNDRWEEVALKLRSTQAELDGEKRQRQQDTSRFQEEGAELVKAADRLQTELQRSQVDILQLLQQRADSEAELSRIKEAGAMERVKLDACRQQLDLERNRSQTLQRKMMNGPVYPSSLNKHNTEENNTLYIQDDPQRIFLTDPSSLEGRTPSLFWLQVSLEEEGGERAQEQAEMKKLWDMLMLRSSELERQQQELQSARVQVSQNSSEVDRLQQQLTNKEKELMEKENALKCLEKLRDSERREKMNKIRVLEQKISELKEANVERKGNKKEETFHGDSESSDAHKTHLDESTRRAEQQKTKSLKDLHQNKEGRRQSHEATKERVLKPETADHEHQRRLVTEQLKSLFKEQEQRSRGQTPDGSPGVHAKWIKNSVGTLGSKLKEDHERGSQQKEAGPGALQGTESPHLQEEEAKPRQELHSETVQMSSVREEISNLSKRNENLLKAKLRFQHQIQRLKLKVPLNRERTLSPSMLSSLSTKAGEEEIRMDCDDGSYLARQVMVCDSENEDEVVSEELDVISAMLEIGLGGQFE; encoded by the exons ATGGACCCGcactggaaaagtcatggaaaacaCTTTGAATCCACACAGGACACGAATGATTGGGGGTGGGATTTGATCCAGGGGCCAAGCATTCTCAAGAACTCTTTCAGAGCCTCTAGCCACATTGATGTGTGCGACCTGGACATGTGGGATAAGCAGAACTCTCTCAGAACTAAG TCTGTAGGACTTTGTTCTACTGGAATGGTTTTAGATGCAGGACACCACTCCAGCATCAGCACCAG cTCTCTGAGCAAGATTGGACATGCAAATGTAGAAGGAATCAAAAGGTGGCAGTCTACAGGTCGCCTTGTGCCTGAGGGTGCACCACGTCCACACGCTCATTCTCAGGGCGCCCAGCTACGAGCCCTGTTGGAAAGCAGCAGCCTGAGGCAAGGAGAGCTGGTTCAGAGGCTCAGAGAGGCTCATGGGCGTTTGGACTCGCAGGCAGAGCTGCTGAGGTTTGAGAGCCAGACCGGTGGGCAGCATTTAGAGCTCAAACACAAG CGCCTGGCAGAGGCAGTGAGTGCTCTTGAACAAGAAAAGAGGGCAGCTGGGCTGAGCCTGTTTGAGGAGTGCCGTCGCAATGAAGAACTAAAAGACAA GGTGCTGAAACTGGAAATGGACATGCAGAAGATGAGGTCTGCTCTGGAGAGAGGGAAGAAGGCTGATCTTACTCTCTCACAGTCCAGTTCCCAGCTCCACAGAACTCTGCCCATAACACAGAATGACTTTAACAAAGAG GAGAAAAAGCAGACAGAAAAGGAGTTGAAGAGGGTGAGAGAGGCTCTAAGAGAGTCAGAAGATCAGGCTGAAGCTCTGGAGGCAGAGAAAGACCAGATGTTGCTGAAGCTTCAATCATCTAAAGAG TCTGAGATGTCTGTGCTGAACCAGATAGAGCAGGTGAACCAGAAGTTGAGCAAGTCTACACAGGCCCAGTCTGAGCTTGAAGACCAGCTAAGTGACAGTCGCAGCTGCCTGGGTCAAATACAACTG GAGCGAGACCTTCTGTCTGCTAAGGTGCTGAGACTCGAGGACAGCTTGGAGGACATGAAGACAAAGCTTTCTGCAGCGCTGTCTGAAAAAGACTGCCTTTTTCAG GAGAAGGCTGATGTGCACCAGCGTGCCGAGGTCCTGGGCCTCCAGCTGGAGCGTGCTCAGAGAGGCAGGGAGGGCTTCACTGAGCAGGTGTGTGAGCTCCACAGCGAGCTGGCACGGGCCAAAGCCGAG TTAAGTGAGAAGCTTTCCTCTGATCTGGAAACATCCAAAGACAAGTTGGAGGTGACCCTGAAACAGCTGCATGAGCTGGAGGCCGAGAAGGTGATCCACACCAATCAGATCACTGCGCTGGAGGCAGAGCGCTCCATTCTGATcggagagaaggaggagctgCTGAGGTCTGTCCACCACGCAGAGCAAGAAGATGCAGCAGGACTGAAAGAAGAGGGCCTGCACCTCAG GGAGTCACAGACGCGCTTGCAGCAGAAGCATGAGGAGTTGCAGACCCGTTGCAAGGACCTGGAGGAACTGTGCTTGCAGAGGGAGGCAGAGCTGGGTCAGAAGACAGGGGAGCTGCGGCGCATGGAATCAGGTTTTACAGAGGAAAAGGAGGAACTGAAGAGGGTGGCTGCCCACTGGAACGACAGGTGGGAGGAAGTGGCGCTGAAATTGCGTTCCACGCAGGCAGAACTGgatggagagaagagacagCGTCAGCAGGACACAAGCAGA TTTCAGGAAGAAGGAGCAGAACTGGTAAAAGCTGCTGATAGACTTCAGACAGAGCTGCAGAGAAGCCA GGTAGAcatcctccagctgctgcagcagaggGCCGACAGTGAAGCAGAGCTGAGCAGAATCAAG GAAGCAGGAGCCATGGAGAGGGTCAAGTTGGATGCCTGCAGGCAGCAGTTAGATCTGGAGAGGAACAGGAGTCAGACCCTGCAGAGGAAAATGATGAATGGACCAGTATATCCTTCTTCTCTTAACAAACATAacacagaagaaaacaacacGCTCTACATACAAGACGATCCACAGAGAATATTTCTAACTGATCCTTCAAGCCTAGAAGGCAGGACTCCATCTCTGTTTTGGCTGCAGGTGTctctggaggaggagggtggggagCGGGCGCAGGAGCAAGCAGAGATGAAGAAGTTGTGGGACATGCTGATGCTCAGAAGTtcggagctggagaggcagcagcaggaactgcaGTCTGCCAGAGTCCAG GTATCACAGAACAGCAGTGAGGTAGACAGGCTACAGCAACAACTCACTAACAAAGAGAAAGAGCTGATGGAGAA ggAGAATGCTCTTAAATGTCTGGAGAAGCTAAGAGATAgcgagagaagagagaaaatgaacaaGATCAGAGTTCTAGAGCAGAAG ATTTCTGAATTAAAAGAAGCAAATGTGGAGagaaagggaaataaaaaagaagagacCTTTCATGGAGACTCTGAAAGCTCTGATGCACATAAGACTCATTTGGACG AGTCCACGAGGAGAGCTGAACAGCAGAAAACAAAGAGTCTGAAGGACCTACATCAG AATAAAGAAGGAAGAAGGCAGTCTCATGAGGCCACGAAAGAGAGAGTGTTGAAACCAGAGACCGCAGATCACGAGCATCAAAGAAGACTGGTTACTGAGCAG TTGAAGAGTCTGTTTAAGGAGCAGGAGCAGAGGAGCAGAGGCCAGACACCTGATGGGTCACCAGGGGTTCATGCAAAGTGGATCAAG AATTCTGTGGGGACCCTTGGTAGCAAGCTAAAGGAGGACCATGAGAGGGGGAGCCAGCAGAAAGAAGCTGGCCCAGGAGCACTGCAGGGCACAGAAAGTCCTCATCTGCAAGAGGAGGAGGCCAAACCTAGACAGGAGCTCCACAGCGAAACTGTTCAG ATGTCATCCGTGAGAGAGGAAATCAGCAATCTAAGCAAAAGAAATGAGAATCTCCTTAAAG CCAAATTAAGGTTCCAGCATCAGATCCAGCGTTTGAAACTGAAGGTGCCGTTGAACAGAGAAAGAACTTTATCCCCCTCCATGCTGTCCTCACTCAGCACAAAAGCAGGGGAAGAGGAGATACGCATGGACTGTGATGATGGGTCTTATCTGGCCAGGCAAGTAATGGTGTGTGACTCTGAGAATGAGGATGAGGTGGTATCTGAGGAACTGGATGTGATCTCTGCCATGCTTGAAATCGGACTTGGAGGTCAATTCGAATGA
- the LOC114767369 gene encoding trichohyalin-like isoform X1, translated as MDPHWKSHGKHFESTQDTNDWGWDLIQGPSILKNSFRASSHIDVCDLDMWDKQNSLRTKSVGLCSTGMVLDAGHHSSISTSSLSKIGHANVEGIKRWQSTGRLVPEGAPRPHAHSQGAQLRALLESSSLRQGELVQRLREAHGRLDSQAELLRFESQTGGQHLELKHKRLAEAVSALEQEKRAAGLSLFEECRRNEELKDKVLKLEMDMQKMRSALERGKKADLTLSQSSSQLHRTLPITQNDFNKEEKKQTEKELKRVREALRESEDQAEALEAEKDQMLLKLQSSKESEMSVLNQIEQVNQKLSKSTQAQSELEDQLSDSRSCLGQIQLERDLLSAKVLRLEDSLEDMKTKLSAALSEKDCLFQEKADVHQRAEVLGLQLERAQRGREGFTEQVCELHSELARAKAEASKHNQDRLLMKDEVQATKELSEKLSSDLETSKDKLEVTLKQLHELEAEKVIHTNQITALEAERSILIGEKEELLRSVHHAEQEDAAGLKEEGLHLRESQTRLQQKHEELQTRCKDLEELCLQREAELGQKTGELRRMESGFTEEKEELKRVAAHWNDRWEEVALKLRSTQAELDGEKRQRQQDTSRFQEEGAELVKAADRLQTELQRSQVDILQLLQQRADSEAELSRIKEAGAMERVKLDACRQQLDLERNRSQTLQRKMMNGPVYPSSLNKHNTEENNTLYIQDDPQRIFLTDPSSLEGRTPSLFWLQVSLEEEGGERAQEQAEMKKLWDMLMLRSSELERQQQELQSARVQVSQNSSEVDRLQQQLTNKEKELMEKENALKCLEKLRDSERREKMNKIRVLEQKISELKEANVERKGNKKEETFHGDSESSDAHKTHLDESTRRAEQQKTKSLKDLHQNKEGRRQSHEATKERVLKPETADHEHQRRLVTEQLKSLFKEQEQRSRGQTPDGSPGVHAKWIKNSVGTLGSKLKEDHERGSQQKEAGPGALQGTESPHLQEEEAKPRQELHSETVQMSSVREEISNLSKRNENLLKAKLRFQHQIQRLKLKVPLNRERTLSPSMLSSLSTKAGEEEIRMDCDDGSYLARQVMVCDSENEDEVVSEELDVISAMLEIGLGGQFE; from the exons ATGGACCCGcactggaaaagtcatggaaaacaCTTTGAATCCACACAGGACACGAATGATTGGGGGTGGGATTTGATCCAGGGGCCAAGCATTCTCAAGAACTCTTTCAGAGCCTCTAGCCACATTGATGTGTGCGACCTGGACATGTGGGATAAGCAGAACTCTCTCAGAACTAAG TCTGTAGGACTTTGTTCTACTGGAATGGTTTTAGATGCAGGACACCACTCCAGCATCAGCACCAG cTCTCTGAGCAAGATTGGACATGCAAATGTAGAAGGAATCAAAAGGTGGCAGTCTACAGGTCGCCTTGTGCCTGAGGGTGCACCACGTCCACACGCTCATTCTCAGGGCGCCCAGCTACGAGCCCTGTTGGAAAGCAGCAGCCTGAGGCAAGGAGAGCTGGTTCAGAGGCTCAGAGAGGCTCATGGGCGTTTGGACTCGCAGGCAGAGCTGCTGAGGTTTGAGAGCCAGACCGGTGGGCAGCATTTAGAGCTCAAACACAAG CGCCTGGCAGAGGCAGTGAGTGCTCTTGAACAAGAAAAGAGGGCAGCTGGGCTGAGCCTGTTTGAGGAGTGCCGTCGCAATGAAGAACTAAAAGACAA GGTGCTGAAACTGGAAATGGACATGCAGAAGATGAGGTCTGCTCTGGAGAGAGGGAAGAAGGCTGATCTTACTCTCTCACAGTCCAGTTCCCAGCTCCACAGAACTCTGCCCATAACACAGAATGACTTTAACAAAGAG GAGAAAAAGCAGACAGAAAAGGAGTTGAAGAGGGTGAGAGAGGCTCTAAGAGAGTCAGAAGATCAGGCTGAAGCTCTGGAGGCAGAGAAAGACCAGATGTTGCTGAAGCTTCAATCATCTAAAGAG TCTGAGATGTCTGTGCTGAACCAGATAGAGCAGGTGAACCAGAAGTTGAGCAAGTCTACACAGGCCCAGTCTGAGCTTGAAGACCAGCTAAGTGACAGTCGCAGCTGCCTGGGTCAAATACAACTG GAGCGAGACCTTCTGTCTGCTAAGGTGCTGAGACTCGAGGACAGCTTGGAGGACATGAAGACAAAGCTTTCTGCAGCGCTGTCTGAAAAAGACTGCCTTTTTCAG GAGAAGGCTGATGTGCACCAGCGTGCCGAGGTCCTGGGCCTCCAGCTGGAGCGTGCTCAGAGAGGCAGGGAGGGCTTCACTGAGCAGGTGTGTGAGCTCCACAGCGAGCTGGCACGGGCCAAAGCCGAGGCAAGCAAACACAATCAGGACAGACTGCTAATGAAAGACGAAGTGCAGGCGACcaaagag TTAAGTGAGAAGCTTTCCTCTGATCTGGAAACATCCAAAGACAAGTTGGAGGTGACCCTGAAACAGCTGCATGAGCTGGAGGCCGAGAAGGTGATCCACACCAATCAGATCACTGCGCTGGAGGCAGAGCGCTCCATTCTGATcggagagaaggaggagctgCTGAGGTCTGTCCACCACGCAGAGCAAGAAGATGCAGCAGGACTGAAAGAAGAGGGCCTGCACCTCAG GGAGTCACAGACGCGCTTGCAGCAGAAGCATGAGGAGTTGCAGACCCGTTGCAAGGACCTGGAGGAACTGTGCTTGCAGAGGGAGGCAGAGCTGGGTCAGAAGACAGGGGAGCTGCGGCGCATGGAATCAGGTTTTACAGAGGAAAAGGAGGAACTGAAGAGGGTGGCTGCCCACTGGAACGACAGGTGGGAGGAAGTGGCGCTGAAATTGCGTTCCACGCAGGCAGAACTGgatggagagaagagacagCGTCAGCAGGACACAAGCAGA TTTCAGGAAGAAGGAGCAGAACTGGTAAAAGCTGCTGATAGACTTCAGACAGAGCTGCAGAGAAGCCA GGTAGAcatcctccagctgctgcagcagaggGCCGACAGTGAAGCAGAGCTGAGCAGAATCAAG GAAGCAGGAGCCATGGAGAGGGTCAAGTTGGATGCCTGCAGGCAGCAGTTAGATCTGGAGAGGAACAGGAGTCAGACCCTGCAGAGGAAAATGATGAATGGACCAGTATATCCTTCTTCTCTTAACAAACATAacacagaagaaaacaacacGCTCTACATACAAGACGATCCACAGAGAATATTTCTAACTGATCCTTCAAGCCTAGAAGGCAGGACTCCATCTCTGTTTTGGCTGCAGGTGTctctggaggaggagggtggggagCGGGCGCAGGAGCAAGCAGAGATGAAGAAGTTGTGGGACATGCTGATGCTCAGAAGTtcggagctggagaggcagcagcaggaactgcaGTCTGCCAGAGTCCAG GTATCACAGAACAGCAGTGAGGTAGACAGGCTACAGCAACAACTCACTAACAAAGAGAAAGAGCTGATGGAGAA ggAGAATGCTCTTAAATGTCTGGAGAAGCTAAGAGATAgcgagagaagagagaaaatgaacaaGATCAGAGTTCTAGAGCAGAAG ATTTCTGAATTAAAAGAAGCAAATGTGGAGagaaagggaaataaaaaagaagagacCTTTCATGGAGACTCTGAAAGCTCTGATGCACATAAGACTCATTTGGACG AGTCCACGAGGAGAGCTGAACAGCAGAAAACAAAGAGTCTGAAGGACCTACATCAG AATAAAGAAGGAAGAAGGCAGTCTCATGAGGCCACGAAAGAGAGAGTGTTGAAACCAGAGACCGCAGATCACGAGCATCAAAGAAGACTGGTTACTGAGCAG TTGAAGAGTCTGTTTAAGGAGCAGGAGCAGAGGAGCAGAGGCCAGACACCTGATGGGTCACCAGGGGTTCATGCAAAGTGGATCAAG AATTCTGTGGGGACCCTTGGTAGCAAGCTAAAGGAGGACCATGAGAGGGGGAGCCAGCAGAAAGAAGCTGGCCCAGGAGCACTGCAGGGCACAGAAAGTCCTCATCTGCAAGAGGAGGAGGCCAAACCTAGACAGGAGCTCCACAGCGAAACTGTTCAG ATGTCATCCGTGAGAGAGGAAATCAGCAATCTAAGCAAAAGAAATGAGAATCTCCTTAAAG CCAAATTAAGGTTCCAGCATCAGATCCAGCGTTTGAAACTGAAGGTGCCGTTGAACAGAGAAAGAACTTTATCCCCCTCCATGCTGTCCTCACTCAGCACAAAAGCAGGGGAAGAGGAGATACGCATGGACTGTGATGATGGGTCTTATCTGGCCAGGCAAGTAATGGTGTGTGACTCTGAGAATGAGGATGAGGTGGTATCTGAGGAACTGGATGTGATCTCTGCCATGCTTGAAATCGGACTTGGAGGTCAATTCGAATGA